One Bacteroidales bacterium genomic region harbors:
- a CDS encoding T9SS type A sorting domain-containing protein: protein EEKMPELIVPSSWSHDVTIDWLQSVNKQENEHEAFSIASTHNTGGNYLGETLVNQAKRVEAKEIWSTELHEWGGVESSEEIKNSSILWRHIRDGFNGFATWLFYGNYAGRFHAMLWTHPNKGIRKSTKYEIFKKLVNNTNRGYYLHTPPIHSNVHTAAFVRGNFLNVWVLNNSDVSFDSLTYNLESFHTEAHVAKEIRWNAQTPRSGMNDAFIPGSESVTRNIAPHSLYSFKVKLTEPVEGGYDKQPRDTLSGISLSDTVAIQASGFVDGVYQGNLPALADSVLPGWDKRNLNVTQVPEPGTTVQGRGNKVVLKASNQKGDTTRVHVRVNVLADTEKPTVKCISDTTVYVNTDTVYTVAGDEFAPADTSDNTSIVQLTNNITGTQPLEGTTLPLGTTAISWIAKDIAGNQNYCRFDVTVEEKITGNRRIRKSKISVYPNPVIRKVYFHSEERSVHSVSLTDLTGKLLLRKTNVGTNGSIDLSWFESGIYLFRVKTGKKVYTKKVVKN from the coding sequence GGAGGAGAAAATGCCGGAGTTAATAGTTCCATCCAGCTGGAGTCACGATGTGACCATCGACTGGCTGCAGTCTGTAAATAAACAGGAAAATGAACATGAGGCTTTTTCAATTGCTTCAACCCACAACACCGGAGGCAATTATTTGGGAGAGACTTTGGTTAACCAGGCCAAACGAGTGGAGGCAAAAGAAATATGGAGCACCGAACTCCATGAATGGGGGGGAGTAGAATCTTCCGAAGAGATCAAAAATTCCAGCATTCTTTGGCGTCACATTCGTGACGGGTTCAATGGATTTGCTACCTGGCTTTTTTATGGGAATTATGCGGGGAGGTTTCATGCCATGTTGTGGACCCATCCCAACAAGGGCATCCGTAAATCTACCAAATATGAGATCTTCAAGAAACTGGTAAACAATACCAACAGGGGGTATTACCTGCATACACCTCCGATCCATTCCAACGTGCATACGGCAGCTTTTGTCAGGGGAAATTTTCTGAATGTTTGGGTTTTAAATAATTCAGACGTTTCTTTTGATTCGCTCACCTATAACCTCGAGAGTTTTCATACGGAAGCGCATGTGGCTAAGGAGATCAGATGGAATGCCCAAACGCCCCGCTCAGGCATGAACGATGCTTTTATCCCCGGCTCTGAATCGGTCACCAGGAACATCGCCCCGCATTCCCTCTATTCTTTCAAAGTGAAATTAACTGAACCCGTGGAAGGTGGATATGACAAACAACCCAGGGATACCCTTTCCGGTATTTCCTTAAGTGATACGGTTGCTATCCAGGCAAGCGGTTTTGTTGACGGGGTATATCAGGGTAACTTACCTGCACTGGCTGATTCAGTTCTTCCCGGATGGGACAAGAGAAACCTGAATGTCACCCAGGTTCCGGAACCTGGAACAACTGTTCAGGGCAGGGGCAACAAAGTCGTGCTGAAAGCCAGTAATCAAAAGGGAGATACTACCAGGGTGCATGTTCGTGTGAATGTACTGGCAGATACTGAAAAGCCTACTGTTAAATGTATTTCAGATACAACGGTGTATGTTAATACGGATACAGTATATACAGTTGCCGGTGATGAGTTTGCTCCGGCAGATACTTCAGACAATACCTCTATCGTACAATTAACAAACAACATTACCGGTACTCAGCCTTTGGAGGGGACAACTTTACCATTAGGAACCACAGCAATTAGCTGGATAGCGAAAGATATAGCAGGCAATCAGAACTATTGTAGATTTGATGTGACCGTGGAAGAGAAAATTACCGGAAACAGGAGAATAAGAAAGAGCAAAATATCTGTTTATCCGAATCCTGTCATAAGAAAGGTGTATTTTCATTCTGAAGAGCGTTCGGTGCATTCTGTCAGTCTCACAGACTTAACAGGGAAGTTATTGCTGAGAAAAACAAATGTCGGGACCAATGGCAGCATAGATCTATCCTGGTTCGAAAGTGGAATTTATCTTTTTAGGGTTAAAACAGGCAAAAAAGTGTATACAAAAAAAGTCGTGAAAAATTGA